In Eschrichtius robustus isolate mEscRob2 chromosome 2, mEscRob2.pri, whole genome shotgun sequence, a single window of DNA contains:
- the LOC137758798 gene encoding large ribosomal subunit protein eL28-like, translating to MNSPVDPGARQALKKKPPERTPEDLNTIYSYLHGMEILSNLREHQLRLMSARARYERYSGNQTAKRRNYYPNRKDKGNTLSSIRHMIRKNKYRPDLRMAAIHRASAILRSQKPVMVKRKRTRPTKSS from the exons ATGAACTCACCCGTGGACCCCGGAGCTAGGCAGGCGCTGAAGAAGAAGCCGCCCGAGCGGACGCCCGAGGACTTAAATACTATTTATTCTTATCTTCATGGAATGGAAATATTATCAAATCTCAGGGAACATCAGCTTAGATTAATGTCTGCAAGAGCACGCTATGAGAGATACAGTGGCAATCAA ACTgctaaaagaagaaattattacCCAAATCGAAAAGACAAAGGCAATACCCTCAGCAGCATCCGGCACATGATCCGAAAGAACAAGTACCGCCCGGATTTGCGTATGGCTGCCATCCACAGAGCCAGCGCCATCCTGCGCAGCCAGAAGCCTGTGATGGTGAAGAGGAAGCGGACCCGCCCCACCAAGAGCTCCTGA